In Marmota flaviventris isolate mMarFla1 chromosome 15, mMarFla1.hap1, whole genome shotgun sequence, a single window of DNA contains:
- the Pex2 gene encoding peroxisome biogenesis factor 2, with protein sequence MRRAKKKTKSNRKEKGEQKKGRKKREKREKEVPKTFREDMAPREENTKSTDRVLRISQLDALELNKALEQLVWSQFTQCFHGFKPGLFARFEPEVKAFLWLFLWRFTIYSKNATVGQSVLNIQYKDSFSQSLRYQPPSKNQKIWYAVCTIGGRWLEERCYDLFRNHHLASFGKLKQCANFVVGLLKLGGLINFLIFLQRGKFATLTERLLGINSVFCRPQNAREVGFEYMNRELLWHGFAEFLIFLLPLINIQKLKAKLSSWCIPLTGASNSDSTLATSGKECSLCGEWPTMPHTIGCEHIFCYYCVKSSFLFDMYFTCPKCGTEVHSVQPLKSGIEMSEVNVP encoded by the exons ATGAGGAGggccaagaagaaaacaaaaagtaatagaaaagaaaagggagaacaaaagaaaggaagaaagaagagagaaaagagagagaaagaagttcCAA agaccTTCAGAGAGGACATGGCACCCAGAGAAGAGAATACAAAGAGTACAGACAGAGTACTCAGAATAAGTCAGTTGGATGCGCTGGAACTAAACAAGGCCCTGGAGCAGCTGGTTTGGTCCCAGTTTACTCAGTGTTTTCATGGATTTAAGCCAGGCCTATTTGCTCGCTTTGAACCAGAAGTGAAAGCGTTCTTGTGGCTTTTTTTGTGGAGATTCACCATCTACTCTAAAAATGCTACTGTGGGACAGTCAGTTTTGAATATTCAGTACAAAGACAGTTTTTCCCAGAGCCTGAGATATCAGCCACCAAGTAAAAACCAGAAAATCTGGTATGCTGTCTGTACCATTGGTGGGAGGTGGTTAGAAGAACGATGCTACGATTTGTTTCGAAACCATCATTTAGCATCCTTTGGGAAACTTAAACAGTGTGCAAATTTTGTGGTTGGACTTTTGAAATTAGGTgggttaattaattttttgattttcCTTCAACGGGGAAAGTTTGCAACTTTGACAGAACGTCTTCTAGGCATTAATTCTGTATTTTGCAGGCCCCAAAATGCCCGAGAAGTTGGCTTTGAGTACATGAATAGGGAACTTCTCTGGCATGGTTTTGCTgagtttctaatttttctcttacCACTTATCAATATCCAGAAATTGAAAGCCAAGTTATCCTCATGGTGTATCCCTCTTACTGGTGCTTCTAATAGTGACAGTACATTAGCCACCAGTGGCAAAGAATGTTCTTTGTGTGGAGAGTGGCCCACCATGCCTCACACCATAGGATGTGAACATATCTTCTGTTATTACTGTGTTAAGAGTAGTTTCTTATTTGACATGTACTTTACTTGTCCTAAGTGTGGCACAGAGGTACATAGTGTACAGCCACTGAAATCAGGAATTGAGATGTCAGAAGTGAATGTTCCTTAG